The following is a genomic window from Campylobacter concisus.
GGTAAATAACGGCTACCGCGTGCAGTTTAACTCAGCCGTTGGCCCATACAAGGGCGGTCTAAGGCTCCACCCAAGCGTCGATCTTGGCGTGCTAAAATTTCTTGGATTTGAGCAAATTTTCAAAAACTCGCTCACTGGCGTAAATATCGGCGGTGCGAAAGGCGGTAGCACCTTTGATCCAAAGGGCAAGAGCGAGGGCGAGATAATGCGATTTTGCCAAGCATTTATGAGCGAGCTTTACCGCCACATCGGCAACACCGTGGATGTGCCAGCAGGCGATATCGGCGTGGGCGCTAGAGAGATCGGCTATATGTTTGGTCAGTATAAAAAGCTAACTGGCAGGTTTGATGGCATCCTAACTGGCAAAGGGCTAAACTGGGGCGGTAGCCTAGCGCGCACAGAGGCTACTGGATACGGACTAGTATATTTCACTCAAAACATGCTAAAAAAAGCTGGACTTGATCTAGAGGGCAAAAAATGCAGCGTCAGCGGTAGCGGAAATGTCGCCATCTACACAGTCGAAAAGCTCTATCAAGCAGGCGCACTACCTATCACCGTCTCTGACTCAAACGGATATGTCTATGACGCTGAGGGCATCGATCTAGCGGTGCTTAAAGAGCTAAAAGAAGTGAGACGCGCTCGCCTTAGCGAATATACTAAATTTAGACCAAATGCAAAATATGTAAGCGTGAGCGAATACAAAGAGGGCAGAAACGGCGTCTGGGACGTGCCATGCGACGGAGCCTTCCCGTGTGCGACACAAAACGAGCTTCACCTAGCCGACATAAAAGTGCTTTACGCAAATGGCTGCCGCTTCGTGGCTGAGGGCGCAAACATGCCAAGCACGCTTGATGCGATAAATTTCATGCTTGTGCAAAAAGACTTTCACTTTGCTCCAGCAAAAGCAGCAAACGCTGGCGGCGTGGGCACAAGTGGCCTTGAGATGATGCAAAATGCTGGCATGACTTCATGGAGTTTCGAGGAGGTCGATCGCAGACTTCATGGCATTATGAATCACATCTTTGAACTAAGTTATGAAACTAGTAAAGAGTTTGGCGATGAGGGCAACCTAGTACTTGGCTCAAATATCGCTGGCTTTAGAAAAGTGGCTGATGCGATGATAGATCAAGGATATGTGTAGGCCAATTTCGCTCTGTAAATTTACGTCCAAGTTAAATTTGGGCGTAAATCGATACGAGGCAGGCTATGATTTTTAGCCAAAAAAGAGTTTTGCCTTTTATATGGCAAATTTTACTAGCAAGCTATCAAATTTACGCTGCTTTGAAGTATTTTATGCGGCGTTCGCTTTAACAAATTTTTGCTGGCGTGGCAGATGTGAATTTTAAGCTTGGCTAAATTTCGCTAGGGTGGCTAGCAGATCACATTTTTAGAGCTTTTTATATAAATTTTGTCAAAAGAGCTAATATAGTGGCAAATGGTGGAGCGGTCTATGCGTGACTACTTGGCGATGAAGAAATTTGCAGCAAATGCGTTGCGAGCGAAAAATTTCATGCACTTGCAAATTCGACATAGTAAGGCTAAATAATGAAGTCCTACCATCAGCCGAGCAAATCCTAATTTTAACCAACCAGACGACAAAGAGTTTCATTTTTGGCAAGAGATGGTTAAATTTTATAAATTTAAGCCACACCTAAATTTCTCTTATCAAATTTTACTACCACATAAAACAAAAGCAGTCAAATCCTTTGCAAAAAGCATTTTAAAGCGATAAAAACTGCTCGCATTTTTACAAAAAAAACCAAATTTAACTTATAAATTTAGCCAGCTATTAGGCAAAAGTTGGCTCAAAACGCTCACATAAACACTACAAATATCGAATTTACTC
Proteins encoded in this region:
- the gdhA gene encoding NADP-specific glutamate dehydrogenase, translating into MSEYIEQTMEWIKKTNPGQGVFVQAATEILNSLEPLIKRESKYQKHAILERIVIPERTVIFRVTYTGDDGRPKVNNGYRVQFNSAVGPYKGGLRLHPSVDLGVLKFLGFEQIFKNSLTGVNIGGAKGGSTFDPKGKSEGEIMRFCQAFMSELYRHIGNTVDVPAGDIGVGAREIGYMFGQYKKLTGRFDGILTGKGLNWGGSLARTEATGYGLVYFTQNMLKKAGLDLEGKKCSVSGSGNVAIYTVEKLYQAGALPITVSDSNGYVYDAEGIDLAVLKELKEVRRARLSEYTKFRPNAKYVSVSEYKEGRNGVWDVPCDGAFPCATQNELHLADIKVLYANGCRFVAEGANMPSTLDAINFMLVQKDFHFAPAKAANAGGVGTSGLEMMQNAGMTSWSFEEVDRRLHGIMNHIFELSYETSKEFGDEGNLVLGSNIAGFRKVADAMIDQGYV